TGGCCGGCGGCCTCGAAGCGCTGGCGAAGAAACCGAGCGGGACGGTACAGGTCCTCGGCGCGGAAGACGCGCTGTTCGCACACCTCAAAGGGAACGCGCCGTCCCCGAAACACGGCGTCATCTTCACCCACGAGTACGTGCGCGGGACCCGTCGTGCGGACCGCGGGTCTGCCGCGCGGGCGCTGGCCGGGAAGCTCTCAATCGCCGCTCGCGTCGACCACTACAGCGGCGACCGTCGGCCGGACCTGCAGGCGGAACTCGACGGGCGTATCGAGCGGATTCAGGCCCGGGCCGAGGAGGGCGACGAATGACGCTCCCGACTGGCGTCGAGCGCCACGACTTCGACGGCGAGACGAGCCTCGCCACGCAGGGTCAGCCGGTGTACGGCGAGCGGACCGACGGCGACTGGCGGCGGTGGGACCCGCACCGCTCGAAGCTCGGCGCGATGCTCGAACAGGGGATGGACACCGGTCTGGAGGGCGGTGAGACCGTCCTGTACCTCGGTGCGGCGGCCGGGACGACCGTGAGTCACGTTGCCGATTTCGGCGGCCCGACCTACGCCGTCGAGTTCGCGCCCCGGCCCGTGCGGGAACTGCTGGACGCCGCGGAGAGCCGGCGGAATCTCTTCCCGCTGCTCAAGGACGCACGCAAGCCTGAGAACTACGCCCACGTCGTCGAACCGGTCGACGTCGTCGTGCAGGACGTGGCGACCAGGGGGCAGGCTCGGGTGGCGACGCTCAACAAACAGTTCTTGACTGACGACGGGCGGCTCCTCGCGGCTATCAAGGCCAGAAGCGAAGACGTGACCGCCGACCCCGACGCCGTGTTCGACAGTGTGCGTACGGAACTCAGCGCTGAGTACGAACTG
The genomic region above belongs to Haloarcula hispanica ATCC 33960 and contains:
- a CDS encoding fibrillarin-like rRNA/tRNA 2'-O-methyltransferase, which produces MTLPTGVERHDFDGETSLATQGQPVYGERTDGDWRRWDPHRSKLGAMLEQGMDTGLEGGETVLYLGAAAGTTVSHVADFGGPTYAVEFAPRPVRELLDAAESRRNLFPLLKDARKPENYAHVVEPVDVVVQDVATRGQARVATLNKQFLTDDGRLLAAIKARSEDVTADPDAVFDSVRTELSAEYELLETARLDPFHEDHLGIVARPRED